A part of Rhinolophus ferrumequinum isolate MPI-CBG mRhiFer1 chromosome 11, mRhiFer1_v1.p, whole genome shotgun sequence genomic DNA contains:
- the CCDC179 gene encoding coiled-coil domain-containing protein 179: MCLPCSGDETTQVNPEGPRWPRPSEVNERQAIHKRVEHMKHLKKQKRKFNKHFARPAPIPEPGLFFA, encoded by the exons ATGTGCCTGCCCTGTTCAGGGGATGAAACTACCCAAGTCAACCCC GAAGGACCAAGATGGCCGCGCCCTTCAGAAGTCAATGAAAGGCAG GCCATACATAAACGTGTTGAGCATATGAAACAcctaaagaaacagaagaggaaatttaataaacactttGCAAGACCTGCTCCTATTCCAGAACCAGGACTCTTC tTTGCATAG